A single Populus nigra chromosome 13, ddPopNigr1.1, whole genome shotgun sequence DNA region contains:
- the LOC133671431 gene encoding uncharacterized protein LOC133671431, whose product MVKYYVQAINYSDFTIRLVDAAVQKDDCFSLPHHSLRELLLYTAYNYYIDRNGPDSSVLTFLCCENQMLNPPDYIIDASSCKNGSGTAYNSSSSSSISSPSCVDMEGHSYVMVDGQIQDVPDLCRINLIYYVPKNMRNMSYTDVHDVLVYGIELSWFSFCCHYSTENRCNLDEATVKKHYCFYTEPYLVRTLVHSFVKGEDYYGLVSSG is encoded by the exons ATGGTAAAGTATTATGTCCAGGCAATCAATTACAGTGACTTCACAATTCGACTTGTGGATGCCGCTGTTCAGAAGGATGATTGCTTCTCCCTCCCTCATCATTCTCTTAGAGAACTGCTCCTCTATACTGCGTACAATTATTATATTGACAGAAATGGGCCAGACAGTTCTGTGTTAACTTTTTTATGTTGCGAAAATCAAATGCTGAATCCTCCAGATTATATTATAGATGCTTCTTCTTGCAAAAATGGCAGTGGTACTGCATATAATTCTTCTTCGTCTAGCAGTATTTCTTCTCCCAGCTGTGTCGATATGGAAGGTCATTCCTATGTCATGGTCGATGGGCAGATCCAGGATGTGCCTGACTTGTGCcgtataaatttgatttattatgtgccaaaaaatatgagaaatatgTCGTATACAGATGTCCATGATGTTTTGGTATATGGGATCGAGCTTTCATGGTTCTCTTTCTGTTGTCATTATAGCACAGAGAACCGCTGCAACCTTGATGAAGCCACCGTGAAGAAACACTATTGCTTTTACACAGAACCATACC TCGTGAGGACGCTGGTACACTCTTTTGTAAAAGGTGAGGACTATTACGGTCTT GTATCTTCTGGATAG